A region of Malaciobacter marinus DNA encodes the following proteins:
- a CDS encoding 5-formyltetrahydrofolate cyclo-ligase, which translates to MEESHKRDFRKSCIKRLEFESRFSKIYKDKKVVRNLHILIKQYKAKSVLLYIPMGIEVDVLPLINKLRKERVCEVYVPYMIGDSFKAVKYRLPLKKKKFGIKEPPNSNFKAKKIDLAIVPVVGVDGLCKRIGFGKGMYDRFFYRLGYTPCMVFTQLKLCKTPKILSNDYDIQANYIITN; encoded by the coding sequence ATGGAAGAGAGTCACAAGCGTGATTTTAGAAAATCGTGTATTAAAAGATTAGAATTTGAGAGTCGTTTTTCAAAGATTTATAAAGATAAAAAAGTAGTAAGAAATTTACATATATTAATAAAACAATATAAAGCAAAAAGTGTACTTTTATATATTCCAATGGGAATTGAAGTTGATGTTTTACCACTAATAAATAAACTCCGCAAAGAGAGGGTGTGTGAAGTTTATGTTCCTTATATGATAGGTGATAGTTTTAAAGCAGTCAAATATAGATTACCATTGAAGAAAAAAAAGTTTGGTATAAAAGAACCACCAAATTCTAACTTCAAAGCAAAAAAGATTGATTTAGCAATAGTTCCTGTAGTGGGAGTAGATGGACTATGTAAAAGAATTGGCTTTGGAAAAGGAATGTATGATAGGTTCTTTTATCGTTTAGGCTATACTCCATGTATGGTTTTTACACAACTGAAACTTTGTAAAACGCCAAAAATATTATCTAATGATTACGATATTCAAGCTAATTATATAATTACAAATTAA
- a CDS encoding TlpA family protein disulfide reductase — MQFKNIAFIAILSILFFTGCGDSKVNEDGKTEAKIQTKFQLSNIDGTTFTINKEGEKVIFDWPKKKIVLLNFFGTWCNPCIAEIPHFNNLIKKYQEDLEIVAVSLEKKNEKQTTNEALESFKNKYNIQYKIVNSEEKYNLASALGEIKTIPTMFLIDKKGNIKQKYTGIIPEEMIETDIKKELEDK; from the coding sequence ATGCAGTTTAAGAATATAGCATTTATAGCAATTTTATCTATACTTTTTTTCACAGGTTGTGGTGATTCAAAAGTAAATGAAGATGGTAAAACTGAAGCTAAAATACAAACTAAATTTCAATTAAGCAATATTGACGGAACTACTTTTACAATAAATAAAGAAGGTGAAAAGGTTATATTTGATTGGCCTAAAAAAAAGATAGTATTATTAAACTTTTTTGGAACATGGTGCAATCCTTGTATAGCAGAGATACCTCACTTTAATAATTTGATAAAAAAATATCAAGAAGATTTAGAAATTGTTGCTGTAAGTTTGGAGAAAAAAAATGAAAAACAAACTACAAATGAAGCTTTAGAATCATTTAAAAATAAATACAATATTCAATATAAAATAGTAAATAGTGAAGAAAAATACAACCTTGCAAGTGCATTAGGAGAGATAAAAACTATTCCTACAATGTTTTTAATTGATAAAAAAGGTAACATTAAACAAAAATACACAGGTATTATTCCAGAAGAGATGATAGAAACAGATATAAAAAAAGAGCTTGAGGACAAATAA
- the ftsY gene encoding signal recognition particle-docking protein FtsY, translating to MFSFFKKKNEEIKEEIPKEEVEQTTQKALDEEKIQDNNEEEHKGFFSKALEKTFANIKTVVPHKKEKISFDDIEELLIEADVEYEIIEKAMDGLPEMITRKQLRHRLVMLFEHAPDVDLSNLPKPFVRLIIGVNGAGKTTTIAKLATKSKKENKSVILGAGDTFRAAAIEQLSSWADKIDVPIIKTKQGHDPSAVAFDTISSAVARGIDNVIIDTAGRLQTQTNLNNELKKIVKVCNKAYEGAPHQKLLIIDGTQGNSAISQAQAFNEMVQVDGIIVTKLDGTAKGGALFSISNRLELPIFYVGVGEKQDDLIEFSPDEFVDSLLDEIYTKEQ from the coding sequence ATGTTTAGTTTTTTTAAGAAAAAAAATGAAGAGATTAAAGAAGAAATACCAAAAGAAGAAGTTGAACAAACTACTCAAAAAGCTTTAGATGAAGAAAAAATTCAAGATAATAATGAAGAAGAACACAAAGGTTTTTTCTCAAAAGCTTTAGAAAAAACTTTTGCAAATATTAAAACTGTAGTTCCCCATAAAAAAGAGAAGATAAGTTTTGATGACATTGAAGAACTTTTAATTGAAGCAGATGTTGAATACGAAATAATAGAAAAAGCTATGGATGGACTTCCTGAGATGATTACAAGAAAACAATTAAGACACAGACTTGTGATGCTTTTTGAACATGCTCCTGATGTAGATTTATCAAACCTTCCAAAACCATTTGTAAGACTGATAATTGGAGTAAATGGTGCAGGTAAAACAACAACAATAGCAAAACTTGCTACAAAATCAAAAAAAGAGAATAAAAGTGTTATTTTAGGTGCAGGAGATACATTTAGAGCGGCTGCTATTGAACAGCTTTCATCTTGGGCTGATAAAATTGATGTTCCAATTATAAAAACAAAACAAGGACATGATCCAAGTGCTGTTGCATTTGATACAATTTCATCTGCTGTTGCAAGAGGAATTGATAATGTTATTATTGATACAGCAGGAAGATTGCAAACTCAAACAAATCTAAATAATGAACTTAAGAAAATTGTAAAAGTTTGTAATAAAGCATATGAGGGTGCTCCTCATCAAAAATTACTTATAATAGATGGAACACAAGGAAATAGTGCAATTTCTCAAGCACAAGCTTTTAATGAGATGGTTCAAGTTGATGGAATTATTGTAACAAAACTTGATGGAACAGCAAAAGGTGGAGCTTTATTTTCTATCTCAAACAGACTTGAACTACCAATATTTTATGTGGGGGTTGGGGAAAAACAAGATGATTTAATAGAGTTTAGTCCTGATGAATTTGTTGATAGTTTATTGGATGAAATCTATACAAAAGAACAATAA